The following are from one region of the Rhodopirellula bahusiensis genome:
- a CDS encoding prenyltransferase/squalene oxidase repeat-containing protein translates to MATVSETSLPDHDLADATLADETLGAADTAPRRRMGFLKAAPAWLISTLFHIGVILILGLVTFADPVKIVNVLSAAATGEEGPEIEEFQIEQIDPGEMVEMDEFSEPVELSEALDTTETLQVDVAMEMPSMPMEMTDLASDMAPVAQTLQTLSSMSMTAMDSRSMDMKKKLLREYGGSAASEAAVTEALKWLALHQAPNGGWTFQHNLVCNGQCGDPGEPKRVGAVNAATAMALLPFLGAGQTHYAGEFKNVVRGGLLFLIANGKQGTVRGLPVLDLSESSGNGMYSHGLAAIVLSEAYAMTEDPALAVPTQQAINYIVTAQCADGGWRYRPRDASGGDTSVVGWQVMALKSAYMGHLIVPPQTINGSTLFLDKVQSNGGAMYGYQSPSTRVRPACTAAGLLCRMYLGWDKNHPGLQKGVEALLDIGVRKDNIYYDYYAAQVLRHVGGPEWDKFNAELRDWLVETQSQSGGSKGSWYFPQAGMHTGPKEGGRLAATSFATMILEVYYRHMPLYADQEEEDAFPL, encoded by the coding sequence ATGGCCACGGTTTCGGAAACGTCCTTGCCTGATCACGACCTCGCCGACGCAACCTTGGCTGATGAAACGTTGGGTGCAGCGGACACCGCACCTCGCCGTCGCATGGGTTTTCTGAAAGCCGCTCCCGCTTGGTTGATCAGCACTCTGTTCCACATCGGCGTGATCCTGATTCTTGGATTGGTCACGTTTGCCGACCCAGTCAAAATTGTGAACGTGTTGTCGGCGGCGGCCACGGGCGAAGAAGGTCCCGAGATCGAGGAGTTCCAGATTGAACAAATCGATCCCGGTGAGATGGTCGAAATGGATGAGTTCTCCGAACCGGTGGAGCTGTCCGAAGCTCTCGACACGACCGAAACGTTGCAGGTCGATGTGGCGATGGAGATGCCTTCGATGCCGATGGAGATGACCGATTTGGCATCTGACATGGCCCCCGTCGCTCAGACGTTGCAAACGCTGTCGTCCATGTCGATGACGGCGATGGACAGCCGATCGATGGACATGAAAAAGAAACTGCTTCGTGAATATGGCGGGTCGGCTGCCAGCGAAGCGGCGGTCACGGAGGCGTTGAAATGGTTGGCTCTGCATCAAGCTCCCAACGGCGGGTGGACGTTCCAACACAACTTGGTCTGCAACGGCCAGTGCGGTGATCCAGGTGAACCCAAGCGAGTCGGAGCCGTCAACGCCGCGACCGCGATGGCGTTGTTGCCATTCCTTGGTGCTGGGCAGACGCACTACGCCGGTGAGTTCAAAAACGTCGTTCGTGGCGGATTGCTGTTTTTAATCGCGAATGGAAAACAAGGCACAGTCCGCGGTTTGCCCGTGTTGGATTTGTCGGAATCATCCGGCAATGGAATGTACTCGCACGGTTTAGCCGCCATCGTGTTGAGCGAAGCCTATGCGATGACGGAAGACCCCGCTCTCGCCGTACCCACGCAGCAAGCGATCAACTACATCGTCACGGCTCAGTGTGCCGACGGCGGTTGGCGATACCGGCCACGCGATGCTTCCGGCGGTGACACGTCGGTGGTGGGCTGGCAAGTCATGGCGTTGAAGAGTGCCTACATGGGCCACCTGATTGTGCCGCCACAAACCATCAATGGTTCGACATTGTTCTTGGACAAGGTTCAATCCAATGGCGGTGCGATGTACGGTTATCAATCGCCTTCCACGCGAGTCCGACCGGCCTGCACGGCGGCTGGGTTGCTATGCCGCATGTACTTGGGTTGGGACAAGAATCATCCGGGATTGCAAAAGGGTGTCGAAGCCTTGCTCGACATCGGCGTTCGCAAGGACAACATCTACTACGACTACTATGCCGCTCAGGTGCTTCGTCACGTTGGTGGCCCCGAGTGGGATAAGTTCAACGCCGAGCTTCGAGATTGGTTGGTCGAGACCCAGTCTCAATCCGGTGGCAGCAAAGGCAGCTGGTACTTCCCACAAGCCGGGATGCACACCGGCCCCAAAGAAGGCGGGCGATTGGCCGCTACGTCCTTTGCAACGATGATCTTGGAAGTGTATTACCGGCACATGCCGTTGTATGCCGATCAGGAAGAAGAAGACGCGTTCCCTTTGTAG
- the pgsW gene encoding poly-gamma-glutamate system protein: protein MKKLYYRPQKISSGSLLFLAALSVVTVLALRAMPHQMSGWSTMVAGLYGIPDLKERMLEASERANTAFDAIHTKRLELGHPLLDAQDPADTGMVGPSMSTVTTLPGHLPAKQTSINPNFAAVAMRLLVDAGVRPGDRIAIGCTGSFPALNIAVYSAAESLGARPTIISSAASSQFGANSPDMMWPDMEKLLADKSILAYRSLEISRGGFRDRAAGMSDDTRAILDAAIQRSGVPLMDSVDDTDAIERRMVAYSKAAEDETYAVYINVGGGDASVGGTEGNNSIGEGLITPKQLATIQKKASTPEAVDCVATRFLASGVPVINMINVVALANQYGLPIASTTKIEVGQGTVFTIIDPRRVLALIGIFFITAATAIVVKPPHRLTEWLQGKGWFGEQPKDQPQYMV, encoded by the coding sequence ATGAAAAAACTGTATTACCGTCCGCAGAAAATCTCTTCGGGTTCACTGCTGTTCCTTGCCGCCCTCTCGGTGGTCACGGTTCTCGCCCTACGCGCCATGCCCCATCAAATGAGTGGATGGAGCACGATGGTGGCGGGCCTGTACGGCATTCCTGATCTGAAGGAACGCATGCTGGAAGCATCCGAACGTGCCAACACCGCGTTCGATGCGATTCACACCAAGCGATTGGAACTCGGCCATCCACTGTTGGATGCGCAAGACCCAGCCGACACCGGTATGGTCGGACCATCGATGTCGACCGTGACGACGCTGCCTGGTCACTTACCCGCCAAGCAAACCTCCATCAATCCGAATTTTGCCGCCGTGGCGATGCGATTGTTGGTCGACGCGGGCGTTCGGCCTGGCGATCGCATTGCCATTGGTTGCACCGGATCGTTCCCAGCCCTCAACATCGCGGTCTATAGCGCCGCCGAATCGCTGGGGGCTCGTCCGACCATCATCAGCAGCGCGGCTTCGAGCCAATTCGGGGCGAATTCACCGGACATGATGTGGCCGGACATGGAGAAACTGTTGGCCGACAAGTCCATTTTGGCCTATCGCAGTCTCGAAATTTCGCGTGGCGGTTTCCGTGACCGTGCCGCCGGAATGAGCGATGACACACGAGCGATCTTGGACGCCGCGATCCAGCGAAGCGGTGTGCCATTGATGGACAGCGTCGACGACACCGATGCAATCGAGCGACGCATGGTTGCCTATTCAAAAGCCGCCGAAGACGAAACGTACGCCGTGTACATCAACGTTGGCGGTGGAGACGCATCGGTCGGCGGTACCGAAGGCAACAACAGCATCGGCGAAGGCTTGATCACGCCCAAGCAACTGGCGACGATTCAGAAGAAGGCCAGCACACCCGAAGCGGTCGACTGTGTCGCGACTCGGTTTTTGGCATCAGGCGTTCCGGTGATCAACATGATCAACGTGGTCGCATTGGCGAACCAATATGGGTTGCCGATCGCATCGACCACCAAGATCGAAGTCGGCCAAGGAACCGTGTTCACCATCATCGACCCTCGCCGAGTGCTGGCACTCATCGGGATCTTTTTCATCACCGCGGCGACCGCGATTGTTGTCAAACCACCGCACCGATTGACCGAGTGGCTGCAAGGCAAAGGCTGGTTCGGCGAACAACCCAAAGATCAACCGCAGTACATGGTTTGA
- the pgsC gene encoding poly-gamma-glutamate biosynthesis protein PgsC — protein sequence MEWLALSIGIGLVVSLIFTEAFGLSVGGMIVPGYLALAFDQPATIIATIAAALVTAWVVYQIDRWAILFGRRRVVLTMVVGFAIAAMLRSMVELAFPAMPVGVVVEGSTSAASMMMAGTTVIGFVIPGLVALWIARSGVVQTLSPLVIATSLVYLVLVTAGVETLV from the coding sequence ATGGAATGGCTCGCTTTGTCGATCGGCATTGGTCTGGTCGTCAGTTTGATTTTCACCGAAGCGTTTGGCCTGAGCGTCGGCGGGATGATCGTCCCGGGTTACTTGGCACTGGCATTCGATCAACCGGCGACGATCATCGCCACGATCGCTGCCGCTTTGGTGACGGCGTGGGTCGTCTACCAAATCGATCGTTGGGCGATCTTGTTTGGTCGACGACGAGTCGTGTTGACGATGGTGGTCGGTTTCGCGATCGCGGCCATGCTGCGTTCCATGGTGGAACTCGCCTTTCCCGCGATGCCCGTTGGCGTTGTCGTGGAAGGCAGCACCTCCGCCGCATCGATGATGATGGCCGGAACAACGGTCATCGGTTTTGTCATTCCAGGGTTGGTCGCTCTCTGGATTGCTCGCAGCGGCGTGGTGCAAACCTTGTCGCCGCTTGTGATTGCGACGTCTTTGGTTTACTTGGTCTTGGTGACCGCAGGTGTTGAAACGCTGGTATGA
- the pgsB gene encoding poly-gamma-glutamate synthase PgsB: MNGTLALVAFAASVCAAAMVEAYWYRRQLLKIPFRIHVNGTRGKSSVTRLIAAGLRSGGIRTCAKTTGTLARMILPDGKELPIFRPDRANVIEQKRIVQTAVGHNADALVIECMALQPLLQSVCELKLVRSTHGVITNARADHLDVMGPTRLDVARALSATTPISGNMFTAEDRADSLSVMQEACDDRASQLMVTTADDANAITQDELARFSYLEHAENVALALKVCQSMGVAREVALQGMWDAQPDPGAMRVHAQEVHGDTWHFVNAFAANDPESTTRIWDAAYDYFPGVSQRVLVMNCRVDRADRSTTMAEAVATWAPADRYVIIGSGTDIFLRRLLKRGIHPDKVLCLGNSSGPELVESVLESFRREQRVTTAPRPHFQSGTAVAERTEEMESSAMMLMGIGNVAGPGMALADHFGQDQGWERFRTPVTRPARVLEMV; this comes from the coding sequence GTGAACGGCACGCTTGCATTGGTGGCTTTTGCCGCCTCCGTGTGCGCTGCGGCTATGGTCGAAGCGTACTGGTACCGTCGTCAACTTCTCAAAATCCCTTTTCGAATCCACGTCAACGGCACCCGGGGCAAGTCCTCGGTGACACGATTGATCGCCGCGGGTTTGCGTTCCGGTGGCATCCGGACGTGTGCAAAAACCACAGGCACGTTGGCTCGGATGATCCTTCCCGATGGGAAAGAACTTCCGATCTTTCGCCCCGACCGTGCCAACGTCATCGAGCAAAAACGAATCGTTCAAACTGCGGTCGGGCACAACGCCGATGCGCTCGTGATCGAGTGCATGGCTTTGCAGCCGCTGCTTCAATCCGTTTGCGAATTGAAGTTGGTTCGCTCGACTCACGGAGTCATCACCAACGCTCGCGCCGACCACTTGGACGTGATGGGACCAACCCGCCTCGACGTTGCTCGAGCCTTGTCAGCGACCACGCCGATCAGCGGCAATATGTTCACGGCGGAAGACCGAGCGGACAGTTTGTCGGTGATGCAAGAAGCGTGCGACGACCGCGCCAGCCAACTCATGGTGACCACGGCGGACGACGCCAATGCAATCACGCAAGACGAGCTGGCTCGGTTCAGTTACCTCGAGCATGCCGAGAACGTTGCGCTCGCGTTGAAGGTTTGCCAGTCCATGGGCGTCGCTCGCGAAGTCGCCTTGCAGGGGATGTGGGATGCTCAACCTGACCCGGGTGCGATGCGTGTTCACGCCCAAGAAGTTCACGGCGATACGTGGCACTTCGTCAACGCGTTTGCTGCCAACGACCCGGAATCAACCACACGAATTTGGGATGCGGCGTACGACTATTTCCCCGGCGTCTCTCAACGAGTGCTGGTGATGAATTGTCGTGTCGACCGCGCCGATCGCTCGACCACGATGGCCGAAGCTGTTGCAACTTGGGCCCCCGCGGATCGCTATGTGATCATCGGATCAGGCACCGACATTTTCCTTCGTCGATTGCTGAAACGCGGGATCCATCCCGACAAAGTTCTCTGCTTAGGAAATTCGTCCGGTCCCGAATTGGTCGAGTCGGTGTTGGAATCGTTCCGCCGCGAACAACGCGTAACAACCGCACCACGACCACACTTCCAAAGTGGCACCGCGGTCGCCGAGCGAACGGAAGAAATGGAATCGTCGGCCATGATGCTGATGGGAATCGGCAACGTCGCCGGCCCCGGCATGGCATTGGCGGATCACTTCGGACAGGACCAGGGGTGGGAACGTTTCCGCACGCCTGTGACACGTCCGGCACGAGTCTTGGAGATGGTTTGA
- a CDS encoding 3-keto-disaccharide hydrolase, producing the protein MLRLRLLPAVALSLATLSLPTFCPSSFGEEYLNGITWQAPPIVTPGATAADPPADATVLFKSADDVENWKNISGWSTDGENLVAGKGAITTKAEFGDCQVHVEWSAPLPVKGNGQGRGNSGIFLMGRYEIQVLDSYDNETYHDGQAGAIYKQTPPAANAMRPPGEWNTYDIFWTAPRFTESGELESPAAITAVHNGVLILNHFELKGDTPYNRPPEYKAHAPKGPITIQDHGNPVRFRNIWVREFQPASGEQTREPFLRDGKKETPISEAE; encoded by the coding sequence ATGCTCCGACTCCGACTCCTTCCCGCCGTTGCCCTTTCGCTGGCAACCCTGTCGCTCCCAACCTTTTGCCCCTCCAGTTTCGGTGAGGAATACCTCAACGGAATCACCTGGCAGGCGCCTCCGATCGTCACTCCAGGAGCCACCGCCGCCGACCCGCCCGCCGATGCGACGGTCCTATTCAAAAGTGCCGACGACGTTGAAAACTGGAAGAACATCTCCGGTTGGTCGACCGACGGCGAAAATTTGGTTGCCGGAAAGGGAGCTATCACCACCAAGGCAGAATTTGGCGACTGCCAGGTTCACGTGGAATGGTCGGCTCCGCTGCCGGTCAAAGGCAACGGACAGGGTCGCGGCAACAGCGGGATCTTCCTGATGGGTCGCTACGAGATTCAAGTACTCGATTCCTACGACAACGAAACGTATCACGACGGCCAAGCGGGCGCGATCTACAAGCAAACTCCGCCGGCGGCCAACGCGATGCGTCCGCCAGGTGAATGGAACACCTACGACATCTTCTGGACCGCACCTCGATTCACCGAATCCGGCGAACTGGAAAGCCCCGCTGCGATCACCGCGGTCCACAACGGTGTGCTGATTTTGAACCACTTCGAACTGAAAGGTGACACGCCTTACAACCGTCCACCGGAATACAAAGCTCACGCCCCCAAGGGTCCGATCACGATCCAGGATCACGGCAACCCGGTCCGGTTCCGCAACATTTGGGTGCGTGAGTTCCAACCCGCTTCCGGTGAACAAACCCGCGAACCTTTCCTTCGCGACGGCAAGAAAGAAACGCCGATCAGCGAAGCCGAATGA
- a CDS encoding tetratricopeptide repeat protein, giving the protein MKRLLSLPLIMLILSCIAATSLGADETGMDAVNLMAEGKTEEAVDILEDLAADGDDKAMVQLGVYYYEGTGVEQDHTKAMDWWLKAFDKQNPDAFVNLGVMHRDGHAVPKNKKIAYCVFLTTHMCGLGSQSTQLRSNSCLRRMMEKVSRDDIKDCLSNYTLKYIEAYLNAKGQMKGIPEKYKPSKEYPALRDIGWWLDSELDAIYGPPTEEEKKARKERDKQWAVEREALSHTLVFQIQFNKESANQYRSLEVITDQGMSSVRIAENKLQTQGKHVLYEHNALIYANQHRYVTVENEKGETLVFSINHPAKPSPSAWSEWQKADFILDNGMDTYFLLHGGEPKDKTTEVPPSMPKLRFKVIKE; this is encoded by the coding sequence ATGAAACGCCTTCTATCCCTTCCCCTCATCATGCTGATTCTTTCCTGTATCGCGGCAACCAGCCTGGGTGCCGATGAGACCGGAATGGACGCTGTCAACCTGATGGCTGAAGGCAAGACGGAGGAAGCGGTCGACATTCTCGAAGACCTTGCCGCGGACGGCGATGACAAGGCCATGGTGCAACTCGGCGTTTACTACTACGAAGGAACTGGAGTCGAACAGGATCACACGAAAGCCATGGATTGGTGGCTGAAGGCGTTTGATAAGCAGAATCCTGACGCATTTGTCAATCTCGGCGTGATGCACCGTGATGGCCACGCCGTGCCCAAGAACAAGAAGATCGCCTATTGCGTTTTCTTGACCACACACATGTGTGGCCTGGGTTCCCAGTCAACGCAGCTTCGCTCGAACAGTTGTCTGCGTAGGATGATGGAGAAGGTTTCGCGAGACGACATCAAGGACTGCCTTTCAAACTACACCCTCAAATACATTGAGGCGTACCTGAACGCAAAAGGGCAGATGAAGGGCATCCCGGAGAAATACAAACCCTCGAAAGAGTACCCTGCACTCAGAGACATTGGTTGGTGGTTGGACAGTGAACTCGACGCCATCTACGGCCCACCGACAGAAGAAGAGAAGAAAGCCCGCAAGGAGAGAGACAAGCAGTGGGCGGTGGAGAGAGAAGCTCTAAGTCATACATTGGTATTTCAGATCCAGTTCAACAAGGAGTCTGCAAATCAATACCGTTCTCTTGAAGTCATCACGGATCAAGGAATGAGCTCAGTACGCATTGCCGAGAACAAACTGCAGACACAGGGCAAGCACGTCCTTTACGAACACAATGCTCTGATTTATGCAAACCAGCATCGATATGTGACTGTTGAAAACGAGAAAGGCGAAACGCTTGTGTTTTCAATCAATCATCCAGCGAAGCCATCTCCTTCCGCCTGGAGCGAATGGCAGAAGGCGGATTTCATTCTTGACAATGGAATGGACACGTACTTCCTTCTCCACGGAGGAGAACCAAAGGACAAGACGACAGAAGTTCCGCCCAGCATGCCGAAACTACGGTTCAAAGTCATCAAGGAATGA
- a CDS encoding peroxiredoxin-like family protein has translation MTSLKQQTEAQIEKTRQAKPEFMQSVDELLAKAKEFQEGGKATAVGEDAPEFELPNAKGETVSLASLLERGPVVVTFYRGSWCPYCNLQLRAMQQRLPEIQNLGAELVAISPQVPDESLSQTERDELEFVVLSDQDARVAEQYGVAWQVPDVLLDHMVKDRGLELTKINNGNGSVLPIPATFVLSNDGVVVWQYVNVDYRTRAEPDDIIAALQQLSVAAPE, from the coding sequence ATGACCAGTCTCAAACAGCAAACCGAGGCACAGATCGAGAAGACTCGGCAAGCGAAACCAGAATTCATGCAGTCGGTCGATGAGCTCTTGGCGAAGGCGAAGGAGTTTCAGGAAGGTGGCAAAGCAACGGCCGTCGGCGAAGATGCCCCAGAGTTCGAATTGCCCAACGCGAAAGGTGAAACGGTGTCGCTCGCCAGCCTGCTGGAACGCGGGCCAGTCGTGGTGACGTTCTATCGTGGCAGTTGGTGCCCGTATTGCAATCTGCAGCTCCGAGCGATGCAGCAACGTCTGCCAGAGATTCAGAACCTTGGTGCGGAGTTGGTCGCCATCAGCCCGCAGGTGCCGGATGAATCGTTGTCGCAAACCGAACGAGACGAACTCGAATTCGTTGTCCTTTCGGATCAAGACGCTCGTGTTGCCGAGCAATATGGCGTGGCCTGGCAAGTCCCGGACGTGTTGCTAGATCACATGGTCAAAGACCGAGGTCTTGAGCTGACAAAAATCAACAACGGCAACGGAAGTGTGCTGCCGATTCCAGCGACCTTTGTCCTGTCGAATGATGGCGTGGTGGTCTGGCAATACGTGAACGTCGACTACCGAACGAGGGCCGAGCCCGACGACATCATCGCCGCATTGCAACAGCTTTCGGTCGCGGCACCGGAGTAG
- the arsJ gene encoding organoarsenical effux MFS transporter ArsJ: protein MSSMDVRNYSLVTAAYWGFTLSDGALRMLVLLYFHQLGYTPVSLAFLFLLYEFCGILTNLFGGWIGSRMGLRITLYAGLAIQVIALIMLSFVQPTWATGFSVAYVMASQALSGIAKDLTKMSSKSAVKLLVKGDNEAENQTALFKWVAVLTGSKNALKGLGFLLGGVLLSGLGFTASLWAMATVLAIILICAVFMLDADMGRTKAKTKFTQLFAKSREVNVLSIARFFLFSSRDVWFVVGLPIFLASQLNWGFAGVGAFLAAWVIGYGFVQALAPRLIRKSGGVETKARAAQIWGFALAVVSAAMAAAIQVDFHPTATILIGLAMFGVVFAVNSSIHSYLILAYTDADQVALNVGFYYMANACGRLVGTLLSGVVYLYAGLPGCLWTSTALVVAALVSTLWLPTQLVEHATTGEANEEATINIANV, encoded by the coding sequence ATGAGTTCGATGGACGTTCGCAATTACTCTCTCGTGACCGCCGCGTACTGGGGATTCACGCTCAGCGACGGTGCGCTCCGCATGCTCGTGCTGCTGTACTTTCACCAGCTCGGATACACGCCCGTCAGTCTCGCGTTCCTGTTTTTGCTGTACGAATTCTGCGGCATTCTCACGAACCTGTTCGGTGGCTGGATCGGTTCCCGCATGGGGCTTCGCATCACCCTGTACGCGGGACTGGCGATTCAGGTGATTGCACTGATCATGCTTTCCTTTGTCCAACCCACTTGGGCGACGGGGTTCTCGGTCGCCTACGTGATGGCCAGCCAGGCGTTGTCGGGAATCGCCAAGGACCTCACCAAAATGAGTTCCAAGAGCGCCGTCAAACTGTTGGTCAAAGGCGACAACGAAGCGGAAAACCAAACCGCACTTTTCAAATGGGTCGCGGTCCTGACCGGATCCAAGAACGCACTCAAAGGCCTGGGCTTCCTGCTTGGTGGAGTCTTGCTGAGCGGACTGGGATTCACTGCGTCGTTGTGGGCGATGGCCACGGTGTTGGCCATCATTCTGATCTGCGCCGTCTTCATGTTGGACGCTGACATGGGGCGAACCAAAGCGAAAACCAAATTCACTCAGCTTTTCGCGAAGAGCCGCGAAGTGAACGTGCTGTCGATCGCCCGGTTCTTCCTGTTCAGTTCCCGCGATGTCTGGTTCGTCGTCGGACTGCCGATCTTTCTCGCATCGCAACTGAACTGGGGATTCGCCGGCGTGGGTGCGTTCTTGGCGGCATGGGTGATCGGCTATGGGTTCGTCCAAGCGCTCGCACCTCGGCTGATTCGCAAGAGCGGCGGCGTCGAAACCAAAGCAAGAGCGGCACAAATCTGGGGATTCGCTCTGGCGGTTGTCTCCGCGGCGATGGCTGCCGCCATTCAAGTCGACTTCCATCCAACAGCCACCATCCTGATCGGACTGGCGATGTTCGGAGTCGTCTTCGCGGTCAACTCGTCAATCCATTCCTACCTGATTCTCGCCTACACCGATGCCGATCAAGTCGCTTTGAACGTCGGCTTCTATTACATGGCCAACGCCTGCGGACGACTGGTTGGGACACTGCTGTCGGGCGTCGTGTATTTGTACGCGGGACTGCCCGGCTGTCTGTGGACATCCACCGCGTTGGTCGTCGCCGCCCTCGTTTCCACGTTGTGGCTGCCAACCCAATTGGTCGAGCACGCGACAACCGGTGAAGCCAACGAAGAAGCCACGATCAACATCGCCAACGTCTGA
- a CDS encoding ArsJ-associated glyceraldehyde-3-phosphate dehydrogenase has translation MTIRVGINGFGRMGRLGMRAAWDFPEFEIVHINELKGDAETCAHLLEFDSVHGRWHHDIDSDAKTITVDGKSISVSSEASPDQVPWKELGVDIVVESSGKFRTPETLNPYFEHGVRKVVVAAPVKDGALNVVMGCNDHLYDPQTNHIVTAASCTTNCLAPVVKVIHENIGIQHGVITTLHDVTNTQVVVDAPHKDLRRARSCLNSLIPTTTGSAKAITMIYPELQGKLNGLAVRIPLLNASLTDCVFEVKKKTSVEEVNELLKSAAASSLKGILGFEEKPLVSADYVNDIRSGIVDGPSTMVVNDTQVKILAWYDNEVGYANRMMELVKKVATTLPTA, from the coding sequence ATGACGATTCGTGTTGGTATCAATGGTTTTGGCCGCATGGGCCGACTCGGGATGCGTGCCGCGTGGGACTTCCCCGAATTCGAAATCGTCCACATCAATGAACTCAAAGGAGACGCGGAAACGTGTGCTCACTTGCTCGAGTTCGACTCCGTTCACGGACGCTGGCATCACGACATCGACTCGGATGCCAAGACAATCACGGTTGACGGCAAGTCCATCTCGGTCAGCTCCGAAGCCAGCCCAGATCAGGTGCCTTGGAAAGAACTCGGCGTCGACATCGTCGTCGAATCCTCTGGCAAGTTCCGCACGCCCGAGACACTGAATCCTTACTTCGAACATGGTGTCCGCAAAGTCGTCGTGGCGGCACCAGTCAAAGACGGGGCACTCAATGTCGTGATGGGATGCAACGATCATCTCTATGATCCGCAAACGAACCACATCGTCACGGCCGCTTCGTGCACAACAAACTGTTTGGCACCGGTCGTCAAAGTCATTCACGAAAACATCGGCATCCAGCACGGCGTGATCACAACGCTGCACGACGTTACCAACACGCAAGTCGTGGTCGACGCCCCGCACAAAGACCTCCGGCGGGCACGCTCTTGCCTGAACTCGTTGATCCCAACCACGACGGGATCCGCGAAAGCGATCACGATGATCTACCCGGAACTGCAAGGCAAACTGAATGGGCTCGCCGTGCGAATTCCGCTGCTCAATGCGTCGCTGACGGACTGCGTGTTTGAGGTCAAAAAGAAAACCAGCGTTGAAGAAGTCAACGAACTACTGAAGTCCGCCGCCGCGAGCTCCTTGAAAGGCATCCTCGGTTTTGAAGAGAAACCGCTCGTCTCAGCCGACTACGTCAACGACATCCGCTCGGGAATCGTCGACGGGCCATCGACCATGGTGGTCAACGACACGCAAGTCAAAATTCTCGCTTGGTATGACAACGAGGTGGGCTACGCGAACCGCATGATGGAATTGGTCAAAAAGGTTGCCACCACACTTCCTACCGCCTAA
- a CDS encoding ArsR/SmtB family transcription factor → MEIKEAVVALSALAQESRLAVFRLLVKAGDDGYAAGEIAKKLDISSATLSFHLKELAHAGLVNSRKDGRSIIYSLNSQGINCLMGFLIEDCCQGRPELCITTECCDKPPPAKQPPKSSKK, encoded by the coding sequence ATGGAAATAAAAGAAGCCGTCGTGGCACTTTCCGCACTCGCTCAGGAATCTCGTTTGGCTGTCTTTCGCTTGCTCGTCAAAGCGGGCGACGATGGGTACGCGGCGGGCGAAATCGCCAAGAAATTGGACATCTCCTCGGCCACGTTGTCGTTTCACCTCAAAGAGCTCGCTCACGCGGGCTTGGTGAATTCGCGAAAAGACGGCCGTTCGATCATTTACTCGCTGAACTCGCAGGGCATCAACTGCCTGATGGGTTTCTTGATCGAGGATTGTTGCCAGGGCCGTCCGGAACTGTGCATCACGACGGAGTGCTGTGACAAACCACCGCCGGCCAAACAGCCACCCAAGTCCTCCAAGAAATAA
- a CDS encoding BLUF domain-containing protein, whose amino-acid sequence MLTELVYCSVATRIMTMEDLDGLLKLSREKNARLNVTGILLHSARTREFMQLLEGEKKDVEDLMRVIEMDERHTCVDVMYQDEIKTRSFEDWSMAFRPLDEMDSKLLEGYTTFNAESLPPALLNGRTSRARSMMTTLSKDL is encoded by the coding sequence ATGTTGACTGAATTAGTATATTGCAGCGTGGCGACCCGCATCATGACGATGGAAGATCTCGATGGTCTTTTGAAATTGTCGCGGGAGAAGAATGCCCGACTGAACGTGACTGGCATCCTGCTACACAGCGCCCGAACACGAGAATTCATGCAACTTCTCGAAGGCGAAAAAAAAGACGTCGAAGACCTGATGCGCGTCATCGAGATGGATGAACGACACACATGTGTTGATGTGATGTACCAGGATGAAATCAAAACTAGAAGTTTTGAAGACTGGTCCATGGCGTTCCGTCCGTTGGACGAAATGGACTCAAAGCTGCTGGAAGGCTACACCACGTTCAACGCCGAGTCCTTGCCGCCCGCTCTGCTGAATGGCAGGACCAGCCGAGCTCGATCGATGATGACCACGCTCAGCAAAGATCTCTGA